From Polyodon spathula isolate WHYD16114869_AA unplaced genomic scaffold, ASM1765450v1 scaffolds_3681, whole genome shotgun sequence, a single genomic window includes:
- the LOC121312189 gene encoding tripartite motif-containing protein 16-like produces MLLCHCVSTQKQLGETQTEIQQRIQERLKEVKELKQAVESLKRSACIEIKESEKIFTELIRSIEKIHTEVIELIGANEKAAVNQAEGRMKKLEQEIAELRRRNAELKQLSETEDHIHFLQNSQSLCAPPEAGDLPSVTVNTDISFGAVRKAVSELKDHIEDFCKGELVKISTTVNEVAVYSLQAPEPRNRAEFLKYSCQLTLDPNTAHRELCLSEGNRKVTRRRETQRSADDHPERFDIWAQVLCREGLSGARCYWEIEWSRGAASIGVTYKGISRKGGDCSCALGFNDKSWSLFCSDFSYTAWHNNNKTAITAPRSPRIGVYLDFNAGTLSFYGVSDTMTLLHRFQTTFTEPLYPGFRLDYYDSPVTICQLN; encoded by the exons ATGttactgtgtcactgtgtttctacacagaagcagctgggagagacacagacagaaatacagcAGAGAATCCAGGAGAGACTGAAAGAAGTGAAGGAGCTCAAACAGGCTGTGGAGTCACTGAAA AGATCTGCATGCATAGAAATAAAGGAAAGTGAGAAGATCTTTACTGAGCTGATCCGATCCATTGAGAAGATCCACACTGAGGTTATTGAGCTGATTGGAGCTAACGAGAAGGCTGCAGTGAATCAGGCTGAAGGACGCATGAAGAAACTGGAGCAGGAGATTGCTGAGCTAAGGAGGAGAAACGCTGAGCTGAAACAGCTTTCAGAGACAGAGGATCACATCCATTTTCTACAG AATTCCCAGTCTCTCTGTGCCCCTCCTGAAGCTGGAGACTTACCCAGCGTTACTGTCAATACAGACATCTCTTTTGGGGCTGTGAGGAAAGCTGTATCTGAACTTAAAGACCATATTGAGGACTTCTGCAAGGGGGAATTAGTCAAAATAAGCACAACAG tgaatgaagttgcagtttacagtctgcaggctccagagccaaggaacagagctgagtttttaaaat ATTCCTGTCAGCTCACACTGGACCCCAACACAGCGCATAGAGAGCTCTGTCTGTCTGAAGGGAACAGAAAGGTGACACGGAGGAGAGAGACCCAGCGATCTGCTGATGATCACCCAGAGAGATTTGATATCTGGGCCCAAGTGCTTTGCAGAGAGGGTTTGTCTGGGGCTCGCTGTTACTGGGAGATTGAGTGGAGTAGGGGAGCGGCTTCTATAGGAGTCACATATAAAGGAATCAGCAGGAAAGGAGGGGATTGTTCCTGTGCTCTTGGATTCAATGACAAGTCCTGGAGTTTGTTCTGCTCTGATTTCAGTTACACTGCCTggcacaataacaataaaactgcaataacTGCCCCCCGCTCCCCCAGAATAGGAGTGTATCTGGACTTTaatgccggcactctgtccttttATGGCGTCTCTGACACAATGACCCTCCTGCACAGATTCCAAACCACATTCACTGAGCCGCTCTATCCTGGGTTTAGGCTTGATTATTATGATTCTCCTGTAACAATCTGCCAGCTGAACTAG